Proteins found in one Colletes latitarsis isolate SP2378_abdomen chromosome 8, iyColLati1, whole genome shotgun sequence genomic segment:
- the Cno gene encoding adherens junction formation factor afadin isoform X6, with protein MMDWGIRRSIMFHVRRRPADYVPRKRKKKPSGKWNEFDHRYEDERLPFLLELNPDGSDVPNGAGIRHRLQPNVTEVGSERPIGPQAVQAQTLTLTGPMVMPRHCVIAFTENIVTLTPCSRDAHTYVNNQRIHQTTILQNGAIVKFGRLHTFRFIDPAPEERIRQRHDSGRQIEYGYDRRSPDLTNQETNAERYGSASGTPNGGQVQVQGQGQPGQDQPSHPSSPSKSAASGSAAVCLARSPNHAPESTHNYETTFDLDGNVETASLTSSRDGNRTLQNDRQPRGTDPILPAVLEFLEETEETFFHAVITDVEPSAPQFKLAPTYTLYLAARYRASTHYRPELQPTERAHRLTVMLANVAGMIQRVIQERYMDASSLALWLANGSELLHMLKNDRHVGAFSTRAQDILTEAVHAAFASLVRCISLELAPAMSQFMADADEPAKEAGVLQIFSSTMALLRRCRVNAALTIQLFSHLFHTINATAFNALVSNTNLCVRWFGRRLKARLNALETWAERQGLELASQCHLATIMQATHLLQAPKYNAEELATLSSTCFKLNSLQVRALLQKYQPAADEPRLPAELIENVVKVAESVADTLARADGREIRLEEEPTLALALLLPEDGYSCEVIRGVPPGLAEFLAPLQRDGLCRMAPQPTSSGYWTIYMIDHHNNFRSPSAMSNRSGGYSCHTGPSSAQPEIHVIKLHKSTNGMGLSIVAAKGAGQDRLGIYIKSVVAGGAADADGRLTAGDQLLKVDGQSLVGITQEKAAEYLVRTGPVVTLEVAKQGAIYHGLATLLSQPSPVMTRAHKVRPKSEHLEASKVQEANEQPSTSHSMGNLLTVPRHAIDSVRSIDPVPSGATITLISEGQSYNYDSLNPTCRLNRTNDSWRVLPEDSRRCLRDENAWGFIDHGSIVGRNEAILVQRVCPSREEEASLRTALCSSLGTLPASTRGHSYVPLNNPRCWTDRLPPSDTNVQQTCPQIQVANNDHTSTVTTSDIVRDANESSTVESKLDSFSLDSIPYIDQTDDTWLDESNDSINDHRIGTATTISRSCSIESLRRLDVEVDRVREPTMTTKQQPFEQETSRRKTRDTVLADTDLTLEKLEIETPTSTSSSLDGRESMECETREKNQAFNVSRVYTTIPELNLDLSGLDSDTSSDVSSFEKCWKSPEEVRLGCGRVAALARHFSKLGNAESIVLRSNTVRLGNDSRRFASEPNFVSPEVYETRPGHRFSVVGKEYLSELDLRMSTEEYARHGSAIEDMMTKRNEKSTSSKEKLSLSEQRQIIEQLEEMSNLDDAFVHPCSSCENIAASSDDVLYENLDHVPQWTMNVNEHSDVQDDYTEEKLFDARFPRQFSSSYPCLKKIDLLRDRENKIERRSQSSFADGEFSNANVNNPRQASDAKFYWVIHELKNSSSQDLRSCTQQNEDRISSETRPKSNNDQEECTIIPGDNSANDSTKYRQKSIDRTIYPRSNRTCLEVGSLLRPRRMSERDLPSRLGRDATAPQQQIHTSKSVPALHNVGTDGKQQHEVFNPGYSRASSSNSVTPPVTQPPSMTAINGTTSLRSRSSHNLHDPIRIGTLPPSGLVSRQQSSPNLNPGQTTASSNSSTTAIGTGSANILQSNEAERFYQNLSVYRNQDATAKQRYSPSQHSDERNPLQLQKSSRGSQNSLNRPGTFETSQPRDRPISAYVSQAQQQSYFGGQSQQQGNAAPPRSQSSRDIIRQEAKLQEMQEEVRRRELRGGVPIPPNQCRPTTYNIKSNMTQQSTNTVVRPTKSISSQPNFGSNTPVAVSSPTISTAGHAARQTTAANYGYMDSHYGPYVVQYGKSPPTHQHQHQHQYPHQHQHQHQLQPQPQLQSQHQHQHQHQNMQQQNLGHIQYNTQPSRGKNDSTRLQPNGMSLDYGRDQSGQEISRPYADQTRHFAAGSQYYLNGGSDVRSDQYISENGTNRTQTLPEGTASIQPNEIAPIRPVLPEDGFRESPPPPPPNTTHPLYNKQSDSRYTASMQDPPRGGYYPANGTAGTTLQPRQYQYSATNPWQREEREKEQALRREAARQWRDQQIAELSALPHRTSQQEEQLRALQLERDFQKRAEEVANQQDDEEESNDLDAESMQRVQGLLRPTTTQERGNLPEQHNPNLSRVNVASQSARGSHGVQSLGASMHSTSVTAHGVGTQQCSQSISNISLSQQENSGSHLSQNLQHEHTNQVQNTVGQIPMSSLIQLATSQKSCSLGIPQSIEDKEIQRRQDEIKRKQIEFDETLKRKEEEAKQQQIQHIYQQQQQQYLQQSQSHLKNQQVLHPSMLRLENLVINGPNAISTQNGNSDAPLPPERGSSYAVMSQQGALRTNSVNASNMMPLAHPQQSTSIKRVSFHDSNANPAEAMQRNVSTGNLSTPPSTTMDIIAEDPNNFINDAENLLASPKTPEGSGIPSTGSTPGVIGAQEVYKDPRQRRLAEKQKLQQNSQIGPVPEKLSFKEKMKMFAMETGEDGTPRDKVKISRAQREIDNIGNPTALNSNNNSTNNNNNIGSNTSIANNNSNNRN; from the exons ATGATGGATTGGGGGATTAGAC GTTCAATTATGTTCCATGTACGTAGAAGACCCGCGGATTACGTGCCTCGGAAGCGCAAGAAAAAACCTAGCGGAAAGTGGAACGAGTTTGACCACAG GTACGAGGACGAGAGATTACCCTTTTTACTCGAATTAAATCCTGATGGAAGTGACGTTCCAAATGGAGCCGGCATACGACACCGGTTGCAGCCTAACGTGACGGAGGTAGGCTCGGAAAGGCCCATAGGTCCACAGGCTGTACAAGCTCAAACCCTAACTTTGACTGGACCGATGGTCATGCCGAGGCATTGTGTGATTGcttttactgaaaatattgtTACACTTACGCCTTGCTCCAGAGACGCTCACACTTACGTTAACAATCAGAGGATACATCAGACAACGATACTCCAG AACGGAGCTATCGTCAAGTTCGGCAGACTACATACCTTCAGATTCATCGACCCAGCACCCGAGGAACGCATCAGACAACGACACGATTCTGGGAGGCAAATCGAATACGGCTACGACCG ACGCTCCCCAGACTTGACCAATCAAGAGACGAACGCGGAAAGATACGGGTCTGCGTCCGGAACTCCGAACGGGGGTCAGGTTCAAGTTCAAGGCCAGGGCCAGCCGGGTCAAGATCAACCGTCCCATCCGTCTAGTCCGAGCAAGTCCGCCGCGTCTGGCTCCGCCGCAGTTTGCCTCGCTCGAAGCCCGAATCACGCGCCGGAATCCACGCACAATTATGAAACTACCTTCGATCTCGATGGGAACGTTGAGACTGCCAGTCTGACCAGCAGCAGGGACGGTAACAG AACGTTGCAAAACGATCGACAACCACGCGGAACGGATCCGATTTTGCCAGCTGTGCTAGAGTTTCTTGAGGAAACGGAAGAGACCTTCTTCCATGCTGTAATCACGGATGTGGAGCCGTCAGCGCCTCAGTTTAAACTTGCGCCAACGTACACGCTTTACTTAGCGGCGAGATATCGTGCGAGTACGCATTATAGACCGGAGTTGCAACCTACGGAGAGAGCGCATAGATTGACAGTGATGTTGGCGAACGTCGCCGGTATGATACAACGAGTGATACAG GAACGGTACATGGACGCATCCTCCTTGGCTCTTTGGTTAGCAAACGGATCGGAACTGCTGCACATGCTGAAAAATGATCGACACGTCGGGGCGTTCTCGACAAGGGCGCAGGACATTTTGACGGAGGCAGTTCACGCGGCATTCGCGTCGTTGGTGCGCTGCATTTCTCTTGAActtgctccggcgatgtcgcagTTTATGGCCGACGCCGACGAGCCCGCCAAGGAAGCCGGAGTTCTGCAAATATTTTCGAGTACGATGGCTCTGCTGAGGCGGTGCAGAGTGAACGCCGCCCTCACGATTCAGTTGTTCAGTCATCTGTTTCACACGATAAACGCAACCGCGTTTAACGCGTTGGTTTCGAACACGAACTTGTGCGTAAGATGGTTCGGTCGTCGACTGAAAGCGAGATTGAACGCTCTCGAGACTTGGGCCGAGAGGCAGGGCCTCGAGCTTGCGAGTCAGTGTCACTTGGCGACGATCATGCAAGCGACCCATCTCCTCCAAGCGCCGAAATATAACGCGGAGGAGCTCGCTACATTGAGTTCTACCTGTTTTAAGCTAAATTCCCTTCAAGTCAGGGCATTGTTGCAAAAATATCAACCAGCCGCGGACGAGCCGAGACTTCCGGCAGAGTTAATCGAAAACGTAGTAAAA GTGGCGGAAAGCGTGGCCGATACGCTCGCACGTGCCGATGGGAGAGAAATTCGACTCGAGGAGGAACCCACGCTAGCGTTGGCTCTCCTTCTCCCAGAGGACGGATACAGTTGCGAAGTAATACGTGGAGTACCACCGGGTTTGGCTGAATTTTTAGCTCCCTTACAACGAGATGGTCTGTGTCGGATGGCGCCACAGCCTACGAGCAGTGGATACTGGACCATATATATGATAGATCATCACAATAAC TTTCGTAGTCCCAGTGCGATGAGTAACAGGTCTGGAGGCTATTCGTGTCACACTGGACCTAGTTCGGCTCAGCCAGAGATTCACGTAATAAAGTTACATAAATCGACTAATGGAATGGGTTTGAGCATCGTCGCAGCAAAG GGTGCTGGTCAAGATAGGCTCGGAATATACATAAAAAGTGTTGTTGCAGGCGGTGCTGCTGATGCT GACGGTAGATTGACAGCAGGCGATCAGTTACTTAAGGTGGACGGACAAAGTTTAGTCGGAATTACTCAAGAAAA GGCTGCCGAATATTTGGTGCGTACCGGACCGGTAGTAACCCTCGAAGTTGCCAAACAGGGTGCCATATACCATGGTTTGGCCACTCTACTGTCGCAGCCTTCGCCTGTTATGACCAGAG CGCACAAAGTTCGACCCAAGTCCGAGCATTTGGAAGCTTCGAAGGTGCAGGAAGCGAACGAGCAGCCGTCTACATCCCATTCGATGGGTAATTTGTTGACCGTACCAAGGCACGCGATCGATTCGGTCCGTTCAATTGATCCAGTACCATCAGGTGCGACTATCACCCTGATTTCCGAGGGTCAATCTTACAATTACGATTCCTTGAATCCCACGTGTCGTTTGAATCGAACGAACGACTCGTGGCGCGTTTTACCGGAGGATTCGCGACGGTGTTTGCGAGATGAAAATGCGTGGGGTTTCATAGATCATGGGTCGATCGTCGGGCGCAACGAAGCAATTTTGGTACAACGAGTTTGTCCGTCGCGGGAAGAAGAAGCTTCGCTTCGTACGGCTCTGTGTTCGTCTCTCGGGACTCTGCCTGCGTCTACTCGAGGCCATTCTTACGTACCGCTTAATAACCCGCGTTGTTGGACCGATCGTCTCCCCCCATCCGATACAAACGTTCAACAAACCTGTCCGCAAATCCAGGTCGCGAATAACGATCATACGTCTACCGTCACGACTTCGGACATCGTGCGCGACGCGAACGAATCCTCGACCGTGGAAAGCAAACTCGACAGCTTCTCTCTCGACTCGATACCTTACATCGATCAAACGGATGATACTTGGTTGGATGAATCGAACGATAGCATAAACGATCATCGGATTGGGACCGCGACTACCATATCAAGGTCCTGTTCCATCGAATCGCTACGTCGACTTGACGTGGAGGTGGATCGCGTGCGAGAACCAACGATGACGACCAAGCAACAGCCTTTCGAACAAGAAACGTCGAGACGGAAAACGAGAGACACTGTTCTAGcagacactgacttaacattggAGAAGTTAGAAATAGAAACGCCAACCTCGACGAGTAGTTCATTGGATGGGAGAGAATCGATGGAATGTGAAACGAGAGAGAAGAACCAAGCATTTAATGTTTCAAGGGTGTACACCACGATCCCAGAATTAAATCTTGATTTGTCTGGCCTGGACAGTGACACGTCTAGCGACGTGTCGAGCTTCGAGAAATGTTGGAAATCACCAGAAGAAGTACGCCTTGGATGTGGCCGGGTGGCAGCTCTGGCTAGACATTTTTCCAAGCTCGGAAACGCTGAGTCGATTGTGTTGAGATCAAACACAGTCAGGCTGGGAAATGATTCTAGAAGATTTGCGTCTGAGCCGAACTTTGTCTCGCCTGAAGTATACGAGACAAGACCGGGTCATCGTTTCTCCGTTGTTGGCAAGGAATATTTATCTGAATTGGATTTGCGGATGAGCACCGAAGAGTACGCGCGACATGGTAGCGCGATCGAAGATATGATGACCAAGAGaaatgaaaaatcgacaagcaGCAAAGAGAAATTGTCGTTATCGGAGCAACGACAAATAATAGAACAGCTCGAAGAAATGTCTAATCTCGACGACGCATTCGTTCATCCCTGTTCATCGTGCGAAAATATCGCCGCGTCTTCGGATGATGTTCTTTATgaaaatttggatcacgtaccacagTGGACAATGAACGTGAACGAGCACAGTGACGTTCAGGATGACTATACGGAGGAAAAGTTATTCGACGCTCGATTTCCAAGGCAATTTTCGAGTTCCTATCCATGTTTAAAGAAAATCGATTTACTGAGGGACAGAGAAAATAAGATAGAACGACGTTCGCAAAGTTCTTTCGCCGATGGTGAATTTTCGAACGCGAACGTTAATAACCCACGACAAGCGAGTGACGCAAAATTCTATTGGGTTATCCATGAATTGAAAAATAGTTCGTCTCAGGATTTGAGGTCGTGCACCCAACAAAACGAGGATCGTATCTCTAGCGAGACTCGACCAAAGAGTAACAACGACCAGGAAGAATGTACTATCATTCCTGGTGACAATTCAGCCAACGATTCGACCAAATATCGACAGAAATCGATCGATCGGACGATTTATCCAAGATCAAATCGAACCTGTCTAGAAGTTGGTTCTCTTTTAC GACCTCGTCGCATGAGTGAACGAGATTTACCGTCACGACTTGGACGTGACGCAACCGCTCCTCAGCAACAAATACATACCAGCAAGTCCGTGCCAGCGTTGCACA ACGTTGGCACCGACGGGAAACAGCAACACGAGGTATTCAATCCTGGTTACAGTAGAGCATCATCCAGCAACAGCGTTACACCACCGGTTACCCAACCACCGTCGATGACCGCAATCAACGGTACTACATCGCTGCGTTCTCG CTCGAGTCATAATTTGCATGACCCGATAAGGATCGGAACACTACCGCCAAGCGGACTTGTAAGTAGACAGCAGTCATCGCCGAATTTAAATCCCGGTCAGACGACCGCGAGTAGCAATAGTTCGACGACTGCTATCGGAACAGGCTCCGCAAATATTCTTCAAAGTAACGAAGCCGAGAGATTTTATCAGAACTTAAGTGTCTACAGAAATCAAGACGCAACGGCAAAACAGCGATATAGCCCTTCTCAACATTCGGACGAAAG AAATCCACTTCAGTTGCAGAAGAGTTCGAGAGGCTCTCAGAATTCTTTAAATCGTCCAGGTACGTTCGAAACAAGCCAACCTAGGGATCGACCGATATCCGCCTACGTATCGCAAGCTCAACAACAATCTTACTTTGGTGGCCAATCGCAACAACAAGGCAACGCAGCACCTCCAAGATCACAATCCTCACGGGACATAATACGACAAGAAGCGAAGCTTCAAGAAATGCAAGAAGAAGTCAGGAGACGCGAATTGCGAGGTGGCGTACCAATCCCGCCCAATCAGTGTCGACCTACCACGTATAACATAAAATCGAATATGACACAACAATCGACTAATACAGTCGTTCGGCCGACGAAATCGATCAGTTCTCAACCAAATTTCGGATCAAATACGCCAGTGGCGGTGTCTTCACCGACGATTTCGACAGCTGGTCATGCTGCGAGGCAAACGACCGCTGCAAATTACGGTTACATGGACTCGCATTACGGGCCGTACGTAGTCCAGTATGGTAAGTCTCCGCCTACGCATCAGCATCAACATCAACATCAGTATCCACATCAGCACCAGCACCAACATCAACTTCAGCCGCAGCCTCAACTTCAATCGCAGCATCAGCACCAGCATCAACATCAAAATATGCAACAACAAAACCTTGGACATATTCAGTACAACACCCAACCGTCGAGGGGAAAAAACGATTCGACTCGATTGCAACCAAACGGGATGTCACTTGACTACGGAAGGGATCAAAGTGGTCAAGAAATTAGTAGACCGTATGCTGACCAAACTCGGCACTTTGCTGCTGGATCGCAGTATTATTTGAATGGCGGTTCGGATGTGCGaagcgatcaatatattagtgaaAACGGTACGAACAGAACGCAAACTTTACCGGAAGGAACCGCGTCCATCCAGCCGAATGAAATTGCTCCTATACGACCTGTACTTCCTGAAGATGGATTCAGAGAAAGTCCTCCGCCTCCACCACCGAATACGACTCATCCTCTCTACAACAAGCAATCGGATTCGAGATACACCGCGAGCATGCAAGATCCTCCTCGAGGTGGATATTACCCAGCAAATGGAACGGCGGGAACTACTTTACAACCGCGACAATATCAATACAGCGCTACAAATCCTTGGCAGCGAGAAGAAAGGGAAAAGGAACAAGCGCTCAGGAGGGAAGCTGCAAGACAGTGGCGAGATCAACAAATAGCGGAATTGAGTGCATTACCTCATAGAACCTCGCAACAGGAAGAGCAGCTTCGAGCTCTCCAGTTGGAAAGAGATTTCCAAAAAAGAGCCGAGGAAGTTGCTAACCAGCAAGACGACGAAGAAGAAAGTAACGATTTGGATGCTGAAAGCATGCAGCGAGTTCAGGGTTTACTTCGTCCAACTACGACTCAAGAGCGAGGAAATCTGCCAGAACAACATAATCCTAATTTGTCCAGGGTCAACGTTGCCAGTCAATCTGCCCGGGGTAGCCACGGTGTTCAATCTCTCGGTGCATCGATGCATTCTACGAGTGTTACCGCGCACGGTGTCGGTACTCAGCAATGTTCGCAAAGTATTTCAAATATCTCTTTAAGCCAACAAGAAAACTCTGGCTCGCACTTGTCCCAAAATCTGCAACACGAACATACCAATCAAGTACAAAATACTGTCGGGCAAATACCGATGTCATCTTTGATTCAGTTGGCTACTTCTCAGAAGTCCTGTTCTCTTGGCATTCCTCAGTCTATCGAAGACAAAGAAATTCAACGTAGGCAGGATGAGATTAAAAGAAAGCAAATCGAATTCGACGAAACTCTAAAACGGAAGGAAGAAGAGGCTAAACAACAACAAATTCAACACATAtatcagcagcagcaacagcagtaTTTACAACAATCACAATCCCATCTTAAGAATCAACAAGTATTACATCCTAGTATGTTGCGGTTGGAGAATCTGGTTATCAATGGACCGAATGCAATCT CAACCCAAAATGGTAATAGTGACGCACCTTTGCCACCGGAACGGGGCTCTAGCTACGCTGTGATGTCGCAACAAGGTGCTCTCAGAACGAATAGTGTGAACGCGTCTAATATGATGCCGTTGGCCCATCCTCAACAGTCAACTTCCATTAAAAGAGTCTCATTTCACGACTCGAACGCGAATCCAGCGGAAGCTATGCAACGAAACGTTTCGACTGGAAATTTAAGCACGCCACCATCCACAACTATGGATATTATTGCGGAAGATCCAAAT AATTTCATCAACGATGCAGAAAATTTATTGGCATCTCCAAAGACACCCGAAGGATCTGGTATTCCAAGTACCGGCAGCACACCTGGCGTGATAGGTGCTCAGGAAGTTTACAA GGATCCGAGGCAAAGACGATTGGCTGAGAAGCAAAAACTGCAACAGAATTCTCAAATTGGGCCAGTACCTGAGAAACTCAGCTTTAAAGAAAAGATGAAAATGTTCGCAATGGAAACCGGCGAAGACGGGACACCTCGGGATAAAGTGAAGATTTCACGCGCCCAACGCGAAATTGATAACATAGGTAATCCTACAGCTCTAAACAGCAATAACAACAGTACCAACAACAATAATAACATTGGTAGCAATACTTCTATCGCCAACAATAATAGCAACAATAGGAATTAA